The Verrucomicrobiia bacterium genome segment GTGGCTTGGGCCGGCGTTGACCCACGGGCCGGGCTCCGGTAGGACTGACCCCGCAACATTTTCCTGTCCCTCCATGAATTCCTTCCCCCTTGCCAAAATCGTCCTCGGCCTCGTCGCCATCCTTGCGGTGGCCACAACCGGGTGCAGTTCGGGTGGGCCCACCATTCCGCCAAGCTGGTACGATTCCGCCTTCGACAAGCATGGCGGTCCCGACGCCAGCCCGACGCCGTACTCCGCCCCCACCGCGGAACCCGGGAACTGAGCGTCGGGGTCTGCGGGCCGTTCGGGAATCGGATTCCCTGCGGTTTCCCTTCAAACGTGGGCGTGGCGGAATGGCAGACGCGCCAGACTTAGGATCTGGTTCCTCACGGAGTGGAGGTTCAAGTCCTCTCGCCCACACCAAGGATCCATGCCACCCGGGATCCCCGTTCCCATTGAAGCGCTCATGCGACGGCACGCGAACCGCCGGACCGCCCCGGACCGGGTGCCGGACCGGATGCGTGCGCTGGTGTATCGCGGGGTGGACGATCTGCGCGTCGAATCGCTGCCGGTGCCCCGGATTGCATCCGGCGAGGTGCTGGTCCGGGTCGCGGCATGCGGGGTTTGCCCCACGGACATCAAGAAGATCCGGCTGGGGACCGTGCCGCCCCCCCGCGTATTCGGACACGAGATGGCGGGAACCATTGTCCGGGCCGGGGCCCGGGTCCGGGGTTTCCAAGAGCGCGACCGGGTGGCAATGCACCACCATGTGCCCTGCGGACACTGTCACTTCTGCCAGCGTCGTGCGTTCGCGCAGTGTCCCACGTATCTGAAAACCGGAGTAACCGCCGGATTTGAACCGGCCGGTGGGGGTTATTCGGAGTATGTCAGGGTTCTCCCCTTTTGCATTCCCGGGCTCGTTCGGATTCCACGGCGAAATTCGTTCGCCGAGGCGGCCATGCTGGAACCGGTCAACACGGTGCTCAAGGGCGTCCGTCTGCTGGGCGTCCACCCCGGTGACGAGGTGCTGGTGGTGGGCCAGGGACCCATCGGACTGCTCTTCAACCGGTTGCTGACACTGGCGGGCGCCGGTGTCACGGGATGTGATCCGCTGCCGCATCGGGCACGCCTGGGCCGACGCTTCGGAGCGGTCCGGTGCTTCGCGTCAGTCGAGGAGGCCGCCGGGGTGGTGCCTCGCATCACGCGCGGACGCGGCCTGGATGCGGTGGTCCTGACCGTCCCCAGCAACCCGGCGTTTGCCGAGGGGCACCGCCTGGTCCGGGGCGGTGGCACGACGCTGGTTTTTGGCCACACCGTACGGGGTTCGGACGTACCGGTGGACCTGGGTCGGGTCTGCGTGGACGAACAACGGATCCTGGGAAGCTATTCTGCAGACGTTCAACTGCAGCGGACCGTGGCCCGACTGGTGTTTGGCCGCCAGTTGGATGTCCGCCCGCTGATCTCGCACCGCTTCCCCCTCGCGAAGGCCGCCGAAGCGATCGCCCTCGCCGCGTCACCTTCCGGCGACATGCTCAAGCTGCTGGTCGAGCCGCAGGCGGACGGAAGTGCCGGAGCCACCTGAAGTGGCGGCCGCCCGCGCAGAATCAAGGCCGGGCGGCCGGTCAACGATTCTCGCCGGCCACAAAGGATTTGGCCCGCGACACAAACTCGGCCGGGTCCCGGGCAAATTCATTGCTATCGGTCTCAATGGCGAGAATGCCGCTCCATCCGGACTTCTGCAGCTCTTCGAGCAAACCCATCAGGTTCCCCTGCCCCTCACCGATGTGGGTGTCCATGGCCACATCGTCACCCTGGGTTTTCTCCACCTTCTTGTCCTTGAGATGAATATCGAAGACCCGTCCCTTGTAATCGCGAAACACCGCGGCGGGCTGCATCCCGGTGGAAGTAATCCAGCCGGCGTCCATGCACACACCCATCCGCGGGTCGCGGTGCATCAGCAGCGTACGGACCACCAGCGGGTTGCCATAAAGGCTGCGCATTCCGTGATTGTGGATGGCCACACGAATGTCGTACTCGCGCGCCAACTCTTCGAGGTTGTCGAGGATCTTGAAATCCCCGGGCTCCACAATGATGAGGGAGATGCCCATGTCCTTCGCGAACTCGAAAAGCCTCCGATTCTTCTCCTTGTCCAGGGACGTGCCGGCCACGCCGAAGGTGTAGGCCCGCAATCCGTTGGCCTCGAGCACCTCCTTCTTCTTCAGGTACTCCTCACGCGGCGATTCGGGGTCAATGTGCTTCCCGATGACCTGGAGGTTGGTGATGCCGTGCCGGACCGCGAACGCCACCATCTGATCAAAGTCCATGTTCCGGAGGGTCCACGTCTGCAGGCCGAGTTGACCGCTGAGGTCGGCGGCAGCCAGAGGCAACAGGGTGAGCAAGAGGGTGGCGAGGCGGGGCGTCCATTTCATGGTGATGCCGGCAGGTTGTAATTCGGAACTCCCCGCGGCAAGCCCGATCCGCGGTCTGCGGGTCCTCCGGCGTCCGATCCCACCTGGGCGGCAGGGCCACGCATCGCGGAATTTGGACGTGCGGCCATCCTTGGACGGGTCCACGGTTGCCGCATGCAGTGGTTCCGATGCGTTCCGACGCTGCTTCTGACCGCGGGACTTCAGGCCGACACTCTGACCCTGTCCCCGGATGCTGACACGGCCATGCTGTCGCTGAATCCGCAAAACAACTATGGGGGATTGATGACCGTGCCCGTCGGGCCGGTCGCCCGGGCGGGTCATGTGGCGCGGGCGCTGTTCCGGTTTGATGTGGCCGGCAGCCTGCCGGCAGGGGCCGTGGTCACCAACGTCACGCTGCGGTTTCAGGTCTCCCGCGAATCCTCGACCGGGCCCGCAGACATTGCGGCCCTGCATCGGATGCGCGTGGACTGGGCGGAAGGTTCCAAGACGAACCCCAACCACGGATCCGCCGCATCGGCCGGGGAATCCAACTGGCAATCCCGACGGTCCGGCATCGCGGATTGGGCCGGCCCCGGCGGAGCGGCGGGAACCGACTTTGAGTCCAGCCCGGGCGCCACCGCAGCCTGGGACGGTCCGGGGGCCTACACGTTCGGCCCGACCGACGCCCTGATTGCGGACGTCCAGTCCTGGCTGGATCAACCGGGCGCCAATCACGGCTGGATGCTCAAGAGCCTTGGGGAGTCAACCACCGGAGCCGCAAAGCGCGTGGTGACACGGGAAGGCACGCAGACCCAACGTCCCGCCCTGGTCATCGGCTTCACCGTGCCTGCGGTGTTCCAGCCGTCCCTGGAGCCGCCGGTCATCGCCGGGACAGACCTCGAACTGCGCTACGCATTGGAACCCGGGTTTGCCTACGAATTGCGGGGATTTCCAGAGCCCGGTGCCGCATTCCAGGTGTTGACCAATCACACGGTCAAGTTCACGGCCGAGAACGCATTGTTCCTGGACCCGCTGACCGCGCCACGGCGGTTCTACCAACTGGTGATCACCGGCCAGGTGGATTGAGGCGGGACGCCCCCGGCCCCGCCACTCCACGGCTTGCCACCACCTTGGGGCCGCCCCAGCATCCGCGGTGTATGATCCTGCTGATTTCGGGAACCAATCGTCCGGGAAGCAACACCCGGCACATTGTCAGCCATCTCGACACGCTGTACGCGGAACTGGGTTTCCCTCACCGCGTCCTCGACCTCGCCGACCTGCCACCCGGGCTTTTCGAGCCGGCCGCCTACGCCGCGAAACCGCGAGGCTTCCAGCCCTTTGCCGATGCGGTGGTGTCCGCCACCGGACTGCACGTGGTGACGCCTGAGTACAACGGTGGCATGCCCGGGGTGCTGAAGTACTTCATTGACCACCTCAAGTTCCCCGAAAGCTTCGAGCGGAAGCCGGTATGCTTCACCGGGGTGGCCGCCGGAATGTGGGGCGCCCTGCGCCCGGTGGAACAACTTCAGGCCGTGTTTGGCTATCGCAACGCCCACCTGTATCCCGAGCGGGTGTTCATCGCCGCCGTCGGCGGGCAGCTGGACGAACAAGGCCGACTTAAGGACCCCGAACTGGTGGCGCGACTGAGGCACCAGGCGGAAGGATTCGCGGCCTTCGTGAAGCGGTTCGCCGATGACGGGCTTCCATCCTGATCCGCAGCCCCCCAATCCCCGGTCCGCGTGCTGAACGTCCTCTGGCTTGGACTGCTGCTCACGGCCGTGCTGGTCGGCGGCTTCTCCGGGCGGCTGGCCGGGGTCACTGACGCAGGCATCCGCGCCGCCGAGACCGCCGTCACGCTGTCCCTGGGACTGATCGGCGTCATGTCCCTGTGGCTGGGCCTGATGCGCCTCGCCGAACGGGCGGGCTTGGTCACGCTGCTCGCCCGCGGGCTGCGTCCGGTGCTTCGCCGCCTGTTTCCCGACGTCCCGATGGAGCATCCGGCCATGGGTTCCATGCTGCTGAACATCGCCGCCAACATGCTCGGACTGACCAATGCAGCGACGCCATTGGGCCTGAAGGCCATGCGAGACCTGGAGACCCTGAACCCGCACCCGGGCACCGCCACCAATGCCATGTGCACCTTTCTCGCCATCAACACCGGGTCTCCACAACTGCTTCCGGTGACCGCCATCGCCCTGTTTGCAGCCGCAGGCGCCAGGGAACCCGCAGCCATCGTGGGCACGACCCTGATCGCAACCTCGGTGTCATCCGCAGCCGGACTTCTGGCGGCGAAGTGGATGGAACGATGGCGTCTGTTCCGGTTGCCGGAGACGCTGTCATCCGTCGCGCAACCTGCGGCAGGTGGCGGGGCGCCGGTACCCATAACTCCGCCGATCCCCAAGGAGACCCCGGCATCCCTCCGCCCCCTTGGAGCCACGGGGTGCCTCGTGCTGGGTGTCTTCGGCGCCGCGTTCGGATGGTTTGCCTACCGGCTGATCACCACGCCGGGTGCGGAGCCGTGGACGTCGCCGGGGGCTCGTGCCATCCACGCAATCTCGGTGCTCGCCGTGCCCTTTTTGATTGCATTCTTTCCCCTGTACGCGGCCCTCAGACGGGTGGTCGTGTATGACGTGTTCATTGAGGGGGCACGGGAAGGGTTCGGGGTCGCGGTGACCATCATCCCGTATCTGGTCGGCATGCTGGTGGCGATTGGCATGCTGCGCGGGGCCGGCGTGCTTGAACTGCTGGGCCGATGGACCGCCCCCTTCCTGGCCGTGCTTGGCATTCCGTCCGACGTGCTGCCCTTGGCCCTGATGCGACCGCTCTCGGGCAGTGGATCGCTCGCCGCCCTCGGCGATCTGATCCGGGAGGCCGGTCCCGACAGCCTTGCCGCCCGCATGGGCGGCACCCTCTTTGGCAGCACGGAGACCACGTTCTACGTCATCGCCGTCTATTTTGGCGCGGTCGGCATCCGGCGGGTCCGCCATGCCCTGGCGGCGGGGCTCATCGCCGATGCCGCCGGACTTCTGGCGGCAGTCCACGTGTGCCGATGGGTGTTCGGCTAGCCCGCCAGCCTTATGCCCGACCCGCCCCATGGCCCCCGGAAGAAGGACGCACGGTGGGGATCAAGGCCCCGACCAGGTCACAGTGTCCGTGGAACCGCCGAGACCTGCTTTCACCGTCAGCTGCGCTGCCCGATGGCGGCCCGAACCGTGGCCCTGGTGGACAACTGGTGGAGCCTGTTCGTGGCCTGCGCGCAGCCGGCCCTTGCTGCTGTGTGCGGTGGGGAGGGTCGTGGAGTCCGGCCGCCAGCTGACCATCCAGCTGACCAGCACCCATGGCGATGCGGCCCAGGCGCAGCGACTCTTGAGCGGACTGAGCCTGTTCTTAAGCGGGCTGAAGCATACTGCGGAGCCGTTGACCCCCCAAGCGTGCTGGGAACGCATCTGGGAGCGGATTTTGGCCCCTTGGCTGCGGCCGCAGGCCTTGCTCGGCGCCCCGAGCGGATGACTCAGCGCCCCGGAGCCTCCTCACACCGATTCATCCCACCGCCAAGCCGCTCCAATTATCGCCGGCTACGGCGCAGCCTGTTCTCAACTGCCGTTTCTAGCGTAAATCCTTTGGTCACGTTACAGCTGAAGCTTCGAGGTGCGGGCGGACGAATGGGCCATGGTGGACTTCGACAACAAGCATGGCGCACGGAAGGACAAGTCCCTGGTTGACAAGACGCTGGCCGAACCTGCCCTGCCGAACCAAGCCGACCTGCTGCGGCGAGGCGGAAGTTATCCCGGCTTCCGAATCACTCGCCGCGGCGTCTGCACCTTGCCACGGCCCTCGGTCTTCCGGGTGACGACCGCCCCGGAGTCGCCGCGGGCACCGGCCGGCGGACGACATGAAAAGCCGGGAAATCGCGCGCCCCCCGGCGCCGCGAAGATGCCGCGCGCGGCCACCGTTGCGCGGATGGGCCCGCTGGTCCGCCCAGACCCTTCGACACGATCGTTGACAGCTGCCTGCGCCACGCTGCCGGCCTGCGGCATTGCCGCCTCCACTTGGGCCAAGGCATGCGCCACATCCATATACAAGACCCGTTGCGGGAGACCGGCCGGCCCTGCCTCCACCACGCCCGCCAAGAGCAGGCCGACCGCTGGATTCGCCGGAGACGGTTGCGGGCTGTCGTGCGGACTGGGATCAACGTCGGCCGCCTTGTCCGGAGCAACGAGGGCGACGTCGTGGCGCCGCCCAGCCGGACCGACTCGATAGGGATTCGCCGCAACCGTGCCAATCCGTTGGGCATTCGCCTGGTCCCTCCGGCCCGGCTGGGTAACGATCGAATTCCGCCGGCCGAGCACATGACCCGCGGTGATCCCGCGCGGAGCGCCGCCCGCAACCACGCGCGCGCCATAAGTGCCCGCATTGCGTGGCGCGGCCTGACGGCCAATCGACGCCCCCGGGCGCATCGGCCGCTCGCGGGCGGTGTGCGCCTGCCACAACTCGACGCGGCCGGTCTCCACAAGAAGTGGCACCGACCCCTCCGCGGTCCTGAGCTGATCGGGCAACAGACCGGCGCGGAGCGCGGCCTTCACCGGCGCTGCATCCTCGGCCCAGATGCGCACGACGACGGCACCCGAGTCGTCCAGTCCGGCCTCGAGTGCAAAGACGCCTGCGATAGAGAAAGCCTTCGGCTCAATGCCCGCCAACGCGGCCAAAACCGCCTCGAGTTCCACTGCCATGCTTGGTCCTTTCGCTTCGCCGGGCGGGAGAGATTGTGATCCAAACCACCCCAGCTCGGCTGTGGTGAACAACGGTGCGCCCCTTGTCAATGCCAATTTCGGGTCGGATTCGAAGTCCCACCCAGGCTTCTCAGGGCGATCTCAGATGAAATGTCCCGCGGCGCTTCGGAGCCCGCGACCGCTGGAGGAGGCTGAATGACTTTGGACGATCTCTGCAGCAGTCGGAAACAACTGGGAACCACCAAAATTTATTGTGTCATCCATGGTCCGTCGTCCATCGCCTGGAGCGGGCTTTAATCGGCATGGACGTTTTCGGGATCCGGCAACGGTGAGAATTCGATCACGAACTCCCCGTCATGAAGGAAGGCGAGGGGCGTTAAATTGAAGGACGGAGAGGGACGGAGACCTGAGACGTCAGACCGAAGCGGGCCCTCAATTGGGCAGGGGCGTACGGAGGAACAAGTCCCCGGCGGAACCCTCGGGCTATTTGCCGTGTCGGCGCAGGACTTCCTGCACGGCCTCGCTGCCGGCGCCCCCTTCCCTGGGCCGCTGCGCACCGGCGTTGAGCAGCAGCTCAACCACGGCGGGATAATCCCCTGTCCGGCAATTCCAGCCATGGACCGAACCATGGATCGCCCAGCCGAGCGGTGTCGCGTGAAAGTCGGCATCCAAAAGTTCGAGGGACGGATGGTAATGGAGAATTTCGCGGACCATCTCCGCGTTTCCGTGAAACGCGGCCCAGTGCAGCGGTGCGCCGCGATGCTGACCGGTGGCATCCACCGGCAACCCGGCCGCAAGCATCACGCGGACGGCCCCGGATTGATTGTTCCGCGCAGCGTGGGCGACCTGACGGAGATGTTCCGCGGACAGCCTGCCGACGAGGCCGGTGTGGCCCGCAAGCAGGGACTTCACCGCCGGTTCGTCTCCTGCCCAACAGGCAGCGATCAATTGCACCTCGACGGGACTGCGCTCCATGAGCAGGCGGAAGACCTCGACATGGCCGAACTGCCGGGCAACGTCGTGCGCGGAGACATGCCAGCCCAGCGTCCACTGGTAGATCGTTCCGCCGGACCGGGGATGGACCTTTGGAAAATGCTCATCGCTGACCCGCAGATGGATGCATTCAGGATCGGCGTCCAGATGGTGACGAACGAGTGCGGCATCCCCCAGGGCGGCGGCGAGCAGAAGGTCCGACTGGCAGCCACGCTGGACCAGGAAGCGGACGATTTCCTGCCGGTCGCGGATCATGTGCTGGGCGGGAGTGGATTCGTGATCCACGTCCCGTGCATCCATGTCGGCTCCCTGATCCAAAAGGAACTTTGCGATTTCCACGGTGCCGGCGAAATGCAGCGGCGTCTGGCCGTCGCCGCCGCGCGCGTGGACCCGCTTCGGATCGGCGGCGATGAGTTCGCGAAGCGAATCCATCATGCCCAACCGGGCCGCCGCGTGGACATCCACGGTTGCGCCGCGCCGGATCGCGTAGGCCGCGAGATCCGGATCCGCCAGGTCCAGGAGACCAAAGCCACCCGCCCACCAGCGACTTCGCGCATTCAGATCCGCGCCCGCTTCGAGAAAAACATCGTGCATTTCACGCGTGCGCACCTGCGTGATCGCCGGCGCATCGAATGCAGCCACCGGGTCGTTGATCCTCCCCTTGTACTGGGGAAACCGCTCGAACAATTCCCGGATCATGGCGGCGTCATGGTCCACGAACGCCTGCTTGAACAACTCGTGTGGAGGCTCCGTTTTGAGGCGGATGCGGACCACGTGCTCCTTGAGCTGCGCCCAGGAGGCAAAACCATACTCGCGGGCGATCACCCGTTGTGCATCACCCAATGAGCAGGAATCCCGGCTGATCTTTGAGGGATTCGGGTGATGTTCCCGGAACCGCTGAAGTCCGGCGGGATCGCCAGCCTTCAGAAATTTGAGGAGGTCCTTCGCCTGATGCTTGAGGTGCTCAAGATTGGGCTGCGAGGGCAGAGATTTGGACATGAAACCTTTCTGCTATCGCCTGAGGTCCGCGACGCAGGCAGCATCAAGGTTCTGGTGGCACCGACAACAGCAGGTAGGCTCAGCCTTTTCCGCGGACCCGGATGCGTCCTGAACGCGTCCCAAGCCCGCCACGCTTCGCGCGGCCTGTCAACTGCGCCGGCGGGCCGGCCCGTCGTTCTCGATTTGCAGGAGTGGCTCGTCGGCGGAGGGCCGTGAGGGTGTCGAAGGATGGTCCGGCGGCAAACCGGTTGAAGTGCGTCAAGGCTTGCGCCCGGCCAACTGCGCCCTCCGCCAAGCTCAGGCCAAGGGCAGGCGGCCTTTCCGGAAAATGAACGCTGCTGCACGAGGCGCAGCTCGACTTTCCACCAACCCGATCCAAAGTCTGAAAGTCCGCTTCGCGATTGGACGAGGACGTACCCTGCCCATCCCTTGAAATCCGACCGCCCCAGCCCGACCTCCCGGTGAAACCTCCCGCACGCCGTCCCAGGTCCTGGCACCGGACGCCGGCCGCCCGGTGGCTGCTCGCTGCCGTGTTGTTGCTCGGCATCTACGCCATCGCCGGGTTCTGGATCGCTCCCCGGGTGATCACCTCCGAACTGCTCAAGCGCCTGCCTCCACGGACCCACCGGGAGGTCTCCGTCGGGCGGATCCAGGTCAACCCGTTCCGGCTCACCCTGACGGTGTCGAACCTCAACCTCACGGAGCCCGGCGGACAGCCCTTTGCCTCGCTCGACCGGTTTCATGCGGACCTCGAGGCCGCCTCCCTGTGGAGGGACGGCCTCTCCCTGAGCGAAGTGGAACTGGTGCGTCCCGTGCTCACTTTGGAACGCGGAGAAAACGGCGGGTTCAACTTTGGCAATCTGCTGAACGACTCGGGAACACCGGATCCAGGCGCTGCGGCCGGCGAAATGCCCGGGATCACCATTCGAGACTTTCGGATTGAGGAGGGCCGCGTTGTCCTGCGGGACCGCGCCATCCCCGGCGGCTTCGAGAAGGTTCTTGATGCGGTCACCGCCGCGTTCACCAACCTCACCACCCGCAACGCGGAAACGGCTGCCGGGCGGCTGAGGATCTTGACCCGCTCCGGTGAGCGGATCGCGTGGGAGGGTCGGGCCGGCCTGAGCCCTCCGACGGCCGACGGCCGGCTTTCCATCGGACCGATCCCCATCCCGGTGCATGGTCCCTATCTAAACCTGGCGACTCCAGCCCGGGTGGTCTCCGGCACCCTCGAACTGGAGGGCGACTTCACGGCGATCGTTGCGCCCGGGGGAACCGATCTTGTCGTCAGCAACAGCCGGGTGGCTCTCGCGGACCTCGCGTTTCAACTCCCGGGTGCCACCGGCACCAACCTGCTCCTTTCAGAATTGGTGATCGGCGGAATCGAAGCCGGGCTTGCGCAGGAGCGCCTGCGAATCGGCCGGATCCAGGCAACCGACGGCACCCTGGCCCTGGAGCGAAAATCCGATGGATCGGTGGATATCGCCGAGGCGATCCGACCGGAGTTTGTGGAAGCCATGGTCCAGGAGATCTACGACCTGGCGGAGAAATGGACCGTGGAACTTCCGGAACTCGCAGTGGACCGATTGAATCTCCGGTGGGGGGATCTCAGCACCGAAATCCCGGTGCACCTTTCCGCGCAGGTGGAGCGATTGGTGCTTCGTGGAGTCTCCAATCGGACCAACGACCCGGTCTCGCTCGAGGCCGCCGCACGATGGGGGGAGACCGGCACCTTGGTGCTCGGCGCCGAGGGTACCCTGCTTCCGGCGTCCGCCACTGCGGAGATCACCTTCGAGGGCGTGCGCCTGCCCCTGCTGCAATCCTACGTGGGGGAACTGGTCCATCTCGATGTCCGCAGCGGCATCGCCAACGGACGCTGGACCGTGCGCTACAACCGCCAACCGGGCGGGCCCCTGATCACCGCATCCGGTGGCACGGCAATCCAGGAGTTCCTCGCATTTGACACCCAGGCGCACCGCGACTTCCTCAAGTGGGACGCCCTGGAAATCCGGGGAGTTCGGGGCGCCTGGGAGCCGGCCGCGGTGTCGGTGGAGGAAGTCCGACTGGAGGCGCCCGCCACCAGCCTGGTCCTCATGACCAACGGCCAGTTCAACCTGCTCTCCCTGATGCGAACGAACCCGGTGG includes the following:
- a CDS encoding alcohol dehydrogenase catalytic domain-containing protein, coding for MRRHANRRTAPDRVPDRMRALVYRGVDDLRVESLPVPRIASGEVLVRVAACGVCPTDIKKIRLGTVPPPRVFGHEMAGTIVRAGARVRGFQERDRVAMHHHVPCGHCHFCQRRAFAQCPTYLKTGVTAGFEPAGGGYSEYVRVLPFCIPGLVRIPRRNSFAEAAMLEPVNTVLKGVRLLGVHPGDEVLVVGQGPIGLLFNRLLTLAGAGVTGCDPLPHRARLGRRFGAVRCFASVEEAAGVVPRITRGRGLDAVVLTVPSNPAFAEGHRLVRGGGTTLVFGHTVRGSDVPVDLGRVCVDEQRILGSYSADVQLQRTVARLVFGRQLDVRPLISHRFPLAKAAEAIALAASPSGDMLKLLVEPQADGSAGAT
- a CDS encoding sugar phosphate isomerase/epimerase, with translation MKWTPRLATLLLTLLPLAAADLSGQLGLQTWTLRNMDFDQMVAFAVRHGITNLQVIGKHIDPESPREEYLKKKEVLEANGLRAYTFGVAGTSLDKEKNRRLFEFAKDMGISLIIVEPGDFKILDNLEELAREYDIRVAIHNHGMRSLYGNPLVVRTLLMHRDPRMGVCMDAGWITSTGMQPAAVFRDYKGRVFDIHLKDKKVEKTQGDDVAMDTHIGEGQGNLMGLLEELQKSGWSGILAIETDSNEFARDPAEFVSRAKSFVAGENR
- a CDS encoding DNRLRE domain-containing protein, translated to MQWFRCVPTLLLTAGLQADTLTLSPDADTAMLSLNPQNNYGGLMTVPVGPVARAGHVARALFRFDVAGSLPAGAVVTNVTLRFQVSRESSTGPADIAALHRMRVDWAEGSKTNPNHGSAASAGESNWQSRRSGIADWAGPGGAAGTDFESSPGATAAWDGPGAYTFGPTDALIADVQSWLDQPGANHGWMLKSLGESTTGAAKRVVTREGTQTQRPALVIGFTVPAVFQPSLEPPVIAGTDLELRYALEPGFAYELRGFPEPGAAFQVLTNHTVKFTAENALFLDPLTAPRRFYQLVITGQVD
- a CDS encoding NAD(P)H-dependent oxidoreductase; this translates as MILLISGTNRPGSNTRHIVSHLDTLYAELGFPHRVLDLADLPPGLFEPAAYAAKPRGFQPFADAVVSATGLHVVTPEYNGGMPGVLKYFIDHLKFPESFERKPVCFTGVAAGMWGALRPVEQLQAVFGYRNAHLYPERVFIAAVGGQLDEQGRLKDPELVARLRHQAEGFAAFVKRFADDGLPS
- a CDS encoding spore maturation protein; translation: MLNVLWLGLLLTAVLVGGFSGRLAGVTDAGIRAAETAVTLSLGLIGVMSLWLGLMRLAERAGLVTLLARGLRPVLRRLFPDVPMEHPAMGSMLLNIAANMLGLTNAATPLGLKAMRDLETLNPHPGTATNAMCTFLAINTGSPQLLPVTAIALFAAAGAREPAAIVGTTLIATSVSSAAGLLAAKWMERWRLFRLPETLSSVAQPAAGGGAPVPITPPIPKETPASLRPLGATGCLVLGVFGAAFGWFAYRLITTPGAEPWTSPGARAIHAISVLAVPFLIAFFPLYAALRRVVVYDVFIEGAREGFGVAVTIIPYLVGMLVAIGMLRGAGVLELLGRWTAPFLAVLGIPSDVLPLALMRPLSGSGSLAALGDLIREAGPDSLAARMGGTLFGSTETTFYVIAVYFGAVGIRRVRHALAAGLIADAAGLLAAVHVCRWVFG
- a CDS encoding ankyrin repeat domain-containing protein, whose product is MSKSLPSQPNLEHLKHQAKDLLKFLKAGDPAGLQRFREHHPNPSKISRDSCSLGDAQRVIAREYGFASWAQLKEHVVRIRLKTEPPHELFKQAFVDHDAAMIRELFERFPQYKGRINDPVAAFDAPAITQVRTREMHDVFLEAGADLNARSRWWAGGFGLLDLADPDLAAYAIRRGATVDVHAAARLGMMDSLRELIAADPKRVHARGGDGQTPLHFAGTVEIAKFLLDQGADMDARDVDHESTPAQHMIRDRQEIVRFLVQRGCQSDLLLAAALGDAALVRHHLDADPECIHLRVSDEHFPKVHPRSGGTIYQWTLGWHVSAHDVARQFGHVEVFRLLMERSPVEVQLIAACWAGDEPAVKSLLAGHTGLVGRLSAEHLRQVAHAARNNQSGAVRVMLAAGLPVDATGQHRGAPLHWAAFHGNAEMVREILHYHPSLELLDADFHATPLGWAIHGSVHGWNCRTGDYPAVVELLLNAGAQRPREGGAGSEAVQEVLRRHGK
- a CDS encoding DUF748 domain-containing protein is translated as MKPPARRPRSWHRTPAARWLLAAVLLLGIYAIAGFWIAPRVITSELLKRLPPRTHREVSVGRIQVNPFRLTLTVSNLNLTEPGGQPFASLDRFHADLEAASLWRDGLSLSEVELVRPVLTLERGENGGFNFGNLLNDSGTPDPGAAAGEMPGITIRDFRIEEGRVVLRDRAIPGGFEKVLDAVTAAFTNLTTRNAETAAGRLRILTRSGERIAWEGRAGLSPPTADGRLSIGPIPIPVHGPYLNLATPARVVSGTLELEGDFTAIVAPGGTDLVVSNSRVALADLAFQLPGATGTNLLLSELVIGGIEAGLAQERLRIGRIQATDGTLALERKSDGSVDIAEAIRPEFVEAMVQEIYDLAEKWTVELPELAVDRLNLRWGDLSTEIPVHLSAQVERLVLRGVSNRTNDPVSLEAAARWGETGTLVLGAEGTLLPASATAEITFEGVRLPLLQSYVGELVHLDVRSGIANGRWTVRYNRQPGGPLITASGGTAIQEFLAFDTQAHRDFLKWDALEIRGVRGAWEPAAVSVEEVRLEAPATSLVLMTNGQFNLLSLMRTNPVAVPPAGPATTDREPSLNGLTARVDRIVATHGVLYAADDSIPGQFTTRLQGISAVLTNITWPEFGRTGVDVRGFVGARAPFSLQGWLVADPKLPVLDLRVTTTNADLVPFTPYAIRFAGLPLRNGRITADVAYRVEGREVHGENLLIVDDIGLGARASTAPLLDLPWRLGIALLKDGDGRITLDIPVRGSLDDPDFGVRKVIWQAVKGLFVKAATAPFKLLGSLFGGSEGDGEALQRIAFDPGEIQLTADATNRLARLVMALNKRPELLLTLRAGASDDDANALSQRKFEAALDAVSEAESRARDDTPDGAVPALTRLFQQTLGPGSDPSSAVAAAEAPTTPEMERRLRDHFVADAGELERLRADRIAAVEQWFLDVGRLPADRIAPPEPSDTPPAALSESVVEFSLE